GCGGCGCGGCGCGAGCGAACTCACGCAAGAGCTGCGGATGCCGCTGCCTCCAGCCGGACCGACTATGTGGACGTAAACAGTTCTGAGGAGGCAGTGATGAAGCGCAACATCTGGACATACGGCGGGGTGGTGGCGAGCTTCGTACTCATCGCGTTCGGCATCGTCTCGATCGTGGTTGCATTGAACGGCCGGTCCGAGGTCCGTTCGGACGTGAAGCGCGAGGCCATCGTCGGTTCGCCCGACATGACCCCCGTGGCCATCAAGGCAGAGGCCCAGAAGGCCGGCCTTAAGGACGTGTCGATCCCGAGCTGCACGGTGGCGAACCAGACCATCGACACCGGCGCGAAGGCGAAGTGCTTCGCGAGCTACATGCGGATCCACACGCTGGAGGCCACTGGTGGCAAGACCTACGCCGAGATGCCTCGCTACGCGACGGCTGACGGCAAGGGCACGAACGACACGGCGGCCGCCCTGCAGAAGAACGGCCAGCCCGTTGACAACCCGGCCCGGAACATCTGGGTGACCGAGACGGCACTCACCACCGCGCTGAACACCTCCTACTTCGCGGAGCAGGTGTCCATGTTCTCGCTGGTGATGGGCATCGCGCTCCTGCTGAGCGGCCTGGGCTTCGGGGTCCTGACGATCAGGCTCCTCGCCCCCGCGACGCGCAAGGAGGAGTCGGAGGCCAAGGCAGTCGCCCCCGCCGCGACGCCGGCCACCGGCCACTAGCAGCAAGTCCCATCAACCACATGCGCCGGAGGCCGCTGGGCAGCCTCCGGCGCAGGTGCTTCGGTAACCGATATGGCAGCGATCGTTGAGACAGACAGACTCACGAAGCGCTACGGCGCTGCCCGGGGCATCGAGGAGGTCTCGCTGGAGGTGCAAGCCGGTGAGATCTTCGGCTTTCTCGGGCCCAACGGCGCCGGCAAGACCACGGCCATCCGCACGCTGCTCGACCTGCTGCATCCCACGTCGGGGAGCGCGCGCATCTTCGGGCTCGACAGCCATCGCCACAGTCGCGCGATTCGCGCGAGGCTGGGGAACCTGCCGGGCGACTTCAGCACCGACGAGCGCCTCACCGGCCGCGCGTTCCTCCAGTTCTGCGCGGAGGCACGTGGCGTACCTGGCCTCGGCGCCGCTGCCGAGCTGGCGCGCCGTTTCGAAGCTCAGCTCGACCGTCCGGTGGGCGAGCTGTCGAGCGGCAACCGCCAGAAGATCGGGCTGATCCAGGCACTCTTCCACGGGCCGGAGCTGCTGCTCCTCGACGAGCCCACCACCGGGCTCGACCCGCTCATGCAGGAGGAGTTCCTCGCGGTGATCGGCGAGCATCGGAACGCGGGCGGAACCGTGTTCCTCTCCTCACACGATCTCGACGAGGTGGGGCGCGTGTGCGATCGCGTGGGGATCATCCGCGAGGGGCGCCTGATCGCGGTTGAGCACGTCTCGGAACTTCGGCATCGCGCCTACCACCACGTATCGATCGACTTCGAGGCGCCGGTGGACGCAGGCGATTTCGCGCGCATCCCGGGCGTGACGTCGCTCGTGGCGGAAGGCGGTCACGTGGCGTTCAAGATCGAGGGCGAGCTGGACCCGGTGGTGAAGGCCGCGGCGCGCCACACGGTTACCGACATGGAGGTGACCGAGCCGACGCTCGAGGAGATCTTCCTCACGTTCTACGGCCGGGAGGCAACGTCATGACGATCGCACCCGAGCGCACTCGGACGGCCCTCGCGTCGTCTGCTCAGCCGCCGCAGTCGCTCACTGCGCTGCGTGCCGTGGTGCGTCACGGCCTGCGCGGCAAGCTGCGCACGCTGCTCGCGTGGGGCGGCTCGCTGGGCGCCCTCGGCGCGTTCGAGGTGGCGATCTACCCGTCGGTCCAGGACTCGATCGAGAAGGTGATCAAGAGCTATCCCGCCGCGTTGAAGGACGCGTTCGGCGTGGAGGGGATGAACACCGTGGAGGGCTACCTCCACGCCGAGATGTTCAGCCTGATCGTGCCTCTGGCGATGGCGTATGTGGCGGTGCGTCTCGTCACCCAAGCGGTGCTGGCGGCGGAGGAGCGCGGGCAGCTCGACACCATCCTCACCCTGCCGTTGTCGCGGCGCGTGTTCGTGGCGGGCGCGTACGTGGTGAGCGCGCTTGTATGCGCAGGGATCCTGGAGATCGTCGCGCTGCTCGCGTTTGTAGCCGGCCGGGCGGCGGGCACCGGGATTTCGCTCGGGCTCGTGTTCGCGGGCTCGATGGGCGTATGGCCGCTCACGCTGTTCGCCGCCGGAGTGGCCGCGTTCGCGGGCGGCTTCCTGCACCGGTCGGCGCCGGCCACAGGCATTGCGATGGGCACCATCGTCGGCATGTACGCGCTCGACCTCGCGGGCCAGCTCGCGAGCGCGCTCGAGCCTGTCCGCTGGGCGTCAGTCTTCCGCTACTACGACGCGCCGCTGAGGCACGGGATCAACCCGCTGTACTTCTTCGCCGTGGCGGCCGTGGGGGTCGGGCTGGCGGTAGTGGGCGCGCTGATCTTCGACCGCCGCGACGTGCTGCACTAGCGGCCCTTGGTCGCACTGCGGCCTGGTGGCTCGCGGTGGGAAGATGACGAGGTTGGACGAGTCACCACGTGATCGGCTGGAACTCAGCGAGCTGGCGGCGGAGCGTGAACGCATCGCGGCCGAGCGCGAGCAGATCGCCGCAGAGCGCGAGCAGGTCGTTGCGGAGCGCGAGCGCCTGACCGCGGCGCGCGCCGACATCTTGAGAGAGCGAGCGGTTCGCCAGGGCCGCCGCGAGGCCGCCTTCGAGACGCTTGAGGTGCTGGCCGACGAACGAACGCGGATAGCGGACGAGCGCGAGCGGATAGCGGACGAGCGCGAAGGGCTCGCCGACCGGCGAGAGCGCGCGATCGATGAGCGCGAGGGCGCCCCCGCGCAGCGGGAACTCGCGCGCGCCGGGCGCGCCGAGCAACGCCGTGCTCGTCAACAAGAGGCAGAGGGCAGAGAAGAGGCGCGCCTGGAGCGAGAGCGGACGAGGGCCGCGACGGCAGAGCAGCGCGACCACGTGGCGCACGAGCGGGAGCGAATTGCCGACGAGCGCGAGCGGATGGCGGACGAGCGCGAGCGCGCAGCCGACGAGCGCGAGCGGCTGGCCGATCAGCGCGAGGGAACGGCGGAGGAGCGTGAGCGCGAACGACGCCGGCGAGCGCACGACAAGCTCGCGCGGGAGCACCAGCAAGCGCGCCGGGAGCAGGCCGCCGTCAACCGTGAGACCGCACAAAGCCTCCGGGAGGCAGCGGAGGAAGACTGGGAAGGGGCGGGCGAGGAGGAGCGCCCCGAGCAGGATTCGAACCTGCGGCCTACTCCTTAGGAGGGAGTCGCTCTATCCATCTGAGCTATCGGGGCCCTGGCGAAGCCCAACGATAGCCCTGGATCACTCCTCTTCGTACAGCGACTCCGCGGCCAGCTCGCGGCCGTTCGGGCCCCACAGCTTCACCTCGATGTAGTCGCCCGTGTAGTTGTCGAGCGAGACGAGGGTGAAGCGGTCCTCGGCCAGGATGCACTGGTCTGTGGTCGTGGGACCGAGCTCCGTGGTGGCCACCGCTCCGTTCTGCACGAGCGCCACGCCCCACACGAGCGCGATCTCGCCGCTTCGCCCCTGGGGGCCGCGCCACGAGCCGACCACGTCATCGGACAGGTCGAGCGACCAGTCGGGGTTCGCCTCGGCGGTCTCGTCCGTGTAGTCGGCGCGAGCCTCGAAGTCGCGCGCCTCGGCTCCCTCGTGGTCGCGCCTGAACGACACGTGCCCGAACAGCTCAAAGCCGTTCGAGGTGTGCGAGGTGGCGGGGACGTAGGTGCGGCCACCGTAGGTGCGGTCGGGAAACCACGTGATCGGCCCCGGGTCGCCGATGTCCTCCTCGGCCTCCACCCGCCGGCACGCCTCGAGGAAGTGATTCGACAGCGCCTCAGCCCAGCGGCCGTACGGCAGCGTCTCGCGCGGGTGCTCGGCGATATAGCGCGGAATCGGTCGCTCGTCAGGCGGCATCGCGCGGCGAGACTAACGCGTCACGCGTCCCGTAGCTGCTCGGCAGCCTTCTCCGGCGGCATGATGTTGAGGTTCACGCCGGTTCCGAGCTCGAGCCCGGCGAGCTTCGTCAGCCGCGGCTCGACGTCGATTCGCCAGCAGAAGTACTCGGCTCCGGACGGCGCCGTGCGCACCCACAGGTTGAGCGGCGGCACCGCGCCGAACAATCGCCCGTAGCGCTCGAGCACGCCGTGCACCATGCGGGCCGCGAGTGCGCCCTCCTCGTGAAAGCTCTTGCGGGGCGTGCGCGGCACGATCTGCACCTCGAACGGCACGCGCGACGCGTACGGGCAGATCGCCACCGCCTCGTCGTCGATCGCGAACGTGCGCTCGCGGAGGCGGACCTCGTCCTGAAGGAGGTCGCCGAGCAGGTTGCGGCCCTGCGTGCGCAGCGCATACGCGGTGAAGCGCTCGCGCTCGCGCGCGATCTGCGCCGGCACGAACGGCAGCGCGTAGAGCTGCGCGTGCGTGTGGGGAAGCGAAGCGCCCGCATCGCGCCCCTCGTTCAGGCTCACGTGCACATACGGCGAATCCGCGTGGAACGCCATCCGCTCCCGCCACACCCCGAACGCCGTCTCCACCTCGTCCGCCGAGAGCTGGCTCAGCGAGGTGACGGGCCGGGGCGAATTGACGATCACCTCGTGGCCACCAACCGCAGGCTGCGAGGCAAAGAACCCAGGCTCACCTCTGCCGGAAGCCAAGGGGTCGATGTCCTCCTCCGACGACCCACCTCGGGCCTCCGACCTAGCCGCCAAGGCGGGATAGAGGTTCGGAACCACCCGCACCTGCCATCCCGGCGTGTCAGGTCCAGAGCCAGAGTTGCGAAGCGCGTAGACCTCAGGCGGGGTCCGATCCTCATGACCCTCCAAGAACGGATCCGTCTGCGGATCCAGCGCCGGTGGCGGCTCCGCGCTGAACCCCCCACCCGGACGGCTCGCCCGGTCCCCCGCGACGATCGTCTTCAGACCCGTGAGCGGGTCGATTCGCAGCTCAGGCAAGCTGCCGAGACTACTGGGCGTACTGCTTGATGTCGGCCACGAGGTCCGCCGCCTTCGTGTACGGCCCCAGGTGGCGCTGCACGATCTTGCCGCTCGAGTCGTAGATCACTGTGGTGGGGAAGGCGCCGACCGCGTTCATCTCGCTGGCGATCTTCAAATTCGGGTCCGAGTAGCTCGGATAGCTCACCGGATACTGGCTGAGGAACTTCTTGGCGTCGCCGTCGTTGTCCTGGCCGTCCACCCCGAGAAAGGCCACGCGCTTCCCGTACTGCACCGACACCTTCTGGAATACGGGGAACTCCTCCCGGCATGGTCCGCACCAGGCGGCCCACTTGTTCACCACCACCGGATGCCCCTTGAGCGCGGCCAGGCGCGCGTTGAAGGCCGCGGTTCCCCCTCCGAGAAGCTGGCCTCCCTGTTTGTGAACCGCCGCCAGCGCGGGGGGCGAGCCCTTGAACGCCTTCACCTCGGCGCTCTTGCTCGGAGCCTCACTTTTTGCATGTGCGCCGCACCCAGCCAGGAGTGCCGCGCAGACCAGGCTGGCGATTGCGAGACGCATCAACGGGTAATAGGTTGGCACAGCGCCGAATGCCCGATCTTCAACCCGTCCGGCCTTAAGGGTGCTTTAATACACACAGACGCCGCGCTGCTGGGAGGGCGCGGACCTGCTGCTAAAGGGACCGCCTAGCAGCTACACGCCGAGTACCGCCGCCTGAACCCTGCGGCGGATCGCACCGCAGACGGCGCCGCTTTTAAGACTCGTTGGATCGAGAAGCCTCCATGGCTGACAGCACTTCTGCCGTTGTAAATGACCCACCGGTCTCCGCCGGTGATCTCGAGCGCGCCGAGAAGTTCGTGCTCGAACCATTCCTGCTCGAGGGCGAGGATGCTTCGCTCGCGCTCGCCGAGGGCACGCCTCGACGGCGCGCGCTCGACGCCGCGCTTGCGGAGCTCGACGAGGGGCGCGAGCGGCCGTCCGTTGCCTGGCGGCGAGAGTTCTCGCTGCTGCTCGGGCTTGAGCGCCTGCTGTCCGAGGAGGAGCCGCACCTCGCCGACGGCACCACTCTCTCCGCCCACCAGGTGGACGCTCTGTCCGGCACGCTCATCGCCCTCCTCGCGGAGGCGCAGAGCAGCAACGGCAATGGCAACGGCCGCCACGCGCAGAAGTACGAGGAGCTTCCGTCCGGCGAGGAGGAGATCGAAGGCGACGAGGACCTCGACTCAGACGACGAGCCGCTTGACTGGGACGAGAGCGAGGAAGAGGAGGAGGAGCGCGCCTCCGATCAGCTGATCGACGACCCGAACTCCGCCCGCCGCTTCTGGTTCGAGCACGCCACCGGCGCCGGCAAGACCGTGGCCGCGCTCGGCTTCGTGGAGGCCTCGCGCACCGGCGGCGTCCTGATCCTCACCCACCGCCGCAACCTCGTGGACCAGTTCCACGGCGAGCTCTTCGAGCGCGGCTACAAGAAGCGCGTCACCCCGGCGCTGCTTGGCCGCGACAAGGACCCGAAGCACATCGGCCCCGTCACGGTCGAGACCTACCAGTGGTTCGTGCGCAACGCGGGCAACATCTCGGACGCCTACACGATCGTCATCTGCGACGAGGCCCACACCGCGCTCGGCGAGAAGACCTCTTCGGCCATCCGCGACTGGCACGGCCCGATCTTCATCGGCATGACCGCCACCGGCGCTCTCATCGCCCGCCACGTCACCGACCTCTTCCCAACGCAGACCTCGCGCTTCGACCTCGCGCAGGCCGCGCGCCGCGGCGTGATCGCGCCGCTGCGCTGCGTGCGCATCCCGCCCGGCGTGGGGGTGAGGACGATCGCCAAGGTGCCTCTGCGCAAGGGCGAGGTGGACCAGGACTTCGACCAGGAAGAGCTGGCCGCACTCCTCGACCAGGGTCCGTTCAACGCCGCCGTCGCGGACCTCTACCGCGTGCGCTTCAAGGACCTGCCGGGCGTGGTGTACGCCGCGGGCGTGCAGCACGCCTACAACGTGGCCAAGGCTTTCCAGGACGCAGGCATGAAGGCGAAGGGCGTGTCGGGCGAGACTCCCAAACGCGAGCTCACGCGGATCCTCGCCGCGTACGAGCGCGGGGAGATCGACGTGCTCGTGAACGCCCAGCTGCTCGCCGAGGGCTGGAACTCACCGCGTGCCACGGTGTGCATGCACCTCGCGCCCACGGCGTCCAAGCGCATCTACCAGCAGCGCGTCGGACGCGTTACGCGCCGCCATCCGGGCAAGGAGGCGGGCATCGTCGTGGACTTCGTCCACCCCGCCACCACGCACGACGACCCTGTGGTCACGCTCCACTCCCTGCTCGACCGCGACGTTTACCGCGGTGGGGCGATCGTGGTGGGCCCGGTGCGCCGCGGACGCGGGCGCCGCATCCGCGTGGAGCGGCGCGTGCTTCCGGTCACCGCCGATCCCGAGCGTCGCGCCAGCGTGTTCGAGCGCGAGCTGTGGCGGATCGCGGTGGAGAACCTGTCGTGGTCCGAGCAGCACGTGTGGGCCGCTCTCGCAGGCGCGCGCGTGGCGTCCAACAACTGGCGCCGCGCGAAGGCGATGATCCACTTCGACAACACCGGCGAGCTCCGGCGCCGCTTCCTCATCACCTGCCTGCAGCGCAACCGCAACTCGCAGCTGCGCATCCGTGCGCTCCAGGAGATCGCCGCGGCGCGCGACGCCGAGGCGTTCGACGAGGCGGTGGAGATCGTGGGCGGCTGGTCGCGTGACGAGCGCCGCGAAGGCGTGAAGGTGCTGCTGCAGGCGCTCGCCGAACGCTCGATCGGGCGCCGCGACCAGGCGAGCGCGTGGCTGTGGCGGCTTGCTGAGTACACGCGCGAGGTGCACGAGGAGTACGCGGTGCAGCGCTGGCCGGAGACCAAGAGGCTGCTCGGCCTGCTCGTCAACTCTTCCGGCGGCGCGCATGCGCGCAACGCTCGCCGGCTGGTGCACGCCTCCCGCAAGCAGGACCGCCGACTCGCGGCCGCGCTGCTCGCGGCCGCGCTGGCTCACACGCCTGAGGCCGAGGAGGTGCTGCGCGGAGCGCGCACCCGCATGGCGCGCAAGCCGTCGGCGCTCGCGCGTGAGCTGCTTCGCAACTTCCCCAAGGGCCGCCGCCGTCGAGGCGGGCGGCGCCGGCGCGGCAAGGGCGCGCAGCAGGAGGAGGCCGCGCAGCAGCAGAACGGCGACGCCACGGTCACCACGCAATCCGAAGAGGATCAGCCGGAGAGCGGCGACGACGAAGCGGGATCTTCGGATGAGCCCGAGGCCGAAGCCGAGGAGAAGCCCAAGCCCAAGCGCCGCTCGCGCGCGAAGAAGCCGAAGCAGCCGGTGGCCGACGCCCCGGACGCCGACGCCGTGGCGGCCGACGAACCCGCGGCCGACGAGTCCGAAGCCGCCTAGTCCGCGCTGCCCGGCACGGCCTGGTCGAGCGCAGCGATCGCGTCGTCGAGCGTCTCGTGCACGGAGAACATCCGGTTGAGGCCGGTGATGTCGAAGATGCGCGCCATCGTCGGATCCGGACACAGCACCGCGAGCATGCCGCCGCGCGGACGCAGTCTCTTCATGCCGCTCACGAGGATGCCAAGCGTGGTGGAGTCGATGAAGGTGGCGTCTGACAGGTCGAGAATGAGCTTCCTCTTGCCACGCTCGATGGCCCCGTTCACGTGGTCCTTGAGTTCGGGTGCCGCGTACAGATCGACCTCGCCCTCAAGCTTGATGATGATGAGATCCCCCGCGAGGGACTCTTCGCCTATCTGAAAGTTCATTACGGCCATCCGTGTATGCGTGTGACAGCGCCCTCAGGTCACCGCATTCCCGGGCCAGCGGTTTGCGGTACCCGCGATCGAGTCCATGTCGGCTTCGGCCCCCGACGGATCAAAGGCGGACCTGGGCCTGCGCCCTACAGTAACCGTCACTCCTGGTTTCCGCCAGTCGAGTTTTCTACTGGCGCAAATGGATGGACTTTTAGCGCGAAAGGTGCACTTCGCCAGCATCCAGCGCCACCCGTCCGGAGGCGGTTTCCACCAGAAGAGCGCCCGACTCGTCGATTCCGGTGGCGGTTCCCTCGCCGCCCTGCCAGCGCACCTTCTGGCCCTCGAGGGCATCGCGTGAGCGCCAAGCCGCCACGATCTCGGCGGGCTCGCTTGCGAGGCTCGAGTCGAGTGCCAAGAGAAGCGTGTCGAGGAGCGCCTCGCGCGGGGGCGGGTCTGAGCTCGTCGCGGCGGCGATTGAGGTGGCGAGATCGCGCAGCTCCTCGGGGAACTCCTCCTGCGCGGTGCTCACGTTGAGCCCGATCCCGAGCACGGCCCAGCCCTCCTGCGGCCGCCCTTCAACGAGGATGCCGGCCAGCTTGCGGCGTTCTATCCACACGTCGTTCGGCCACTTGATCTCACAGCGCACGTCCGCGCTCTCCTCGCACGCGCGGCACACCGCCACAGCCGCGGCGAGCGGCAGGTGGGCCTGCGCGACGCCGAGATCGCGGAGGACCACGGACATCAGCAGCGCCTTGCCCGCGGGCGCCACCCACGCGCGTCCCTGGCGTCCGCGGCCGGCGCTCTGCTCGTCGGCCGTGACGAGTGTGCCGTGCGGCGCGCCCCGCAGCGCCAGCTCCTTCGCCCGCTCGTTCGTGGAGTCGGTGGTGCGGTGGTGCACCCGCGGCGTGCCGATCATCGCGGCGTGATCCGGACCTCGGTGTCGGGCGCGAGCTGGAGCGTGGCGGCGGCGTCGCCGCGGTTGATCGCGATCGCGAGGGAGCGGTAGGAGTCCTCGTACACGAGGATGTCGCCCGAGCGGACGTCCGCGAACGTGTGCGCCATCACGCCGTTGAAGTGTTCGGTGCCGCGCTGGATCTCCACCTGGCCGCCGAGCACGATGCCGGTGCCGGCCAGCTCCGCGTGGGACACGTTCAGCGCCGCGTTGCCGAAGCGGTCGATCGTGAGCACGTGGGCCACGAGAGCGTCGCCCTCCTTGCGCGGCTCGGGCAGCACGATCGTCTCGAGCTGGTCCGGGTCGAGCGGCTCGCCGGCCTCCGCCAGCTCGTCGCCGCGCGCGAGGTGCGCCGCCACGGGGCAGAACACGTCGCGCCCGTGGAAGGTGGCGGACACGGGCTCGAGCCGGTGCGGGGAGCGCGACACGTCCACCGCCTCCACCACGCCGCCCGCGCGTTCCGCGGCGAGGCTCAGCAGGCCGTTGTCGGGGCCCACGAACATGCGCCCGTCCTCGGTGCGCAGCGCCACCGCGCGCCGCTCGGTGCCCACCTGGGGGTCCACGATCGCCACGTGCACGCCCACCGGCAGGTAGGGGAGCGTGCCGCGCAGCACGAGCGCGCCTTGGCGGACGTCGTGGCGGGCGATGCCGTGGCTCAGGTCGATCACGCGCGCGTCGGGCGCGATGCTCGCGATCACCGCGTGGCACACGCCCACGAAGTCGTCTTCGCGGCCGTAGTCGGTGAGCAGGGTGAGGATCACGTCGCGTCCTCGAGCAACGCGTCCACGAGGCCATCGATGTCGTGGCGCTCGGCTTCCACGTGCACCGTCAGCCCGAGCTCGCGGGCGGTCTCGCTCGTCACCGGGCCGATCGACACCACGCGCGTGCGATTCCCAACCCGTCCTCCGGCCTCGGTGAAGAAGCGCACGGTGGAGCTGCTCGTGAAGGTCACGTAGTCGGCGCTTGCCGCCTTCTCGAGCTGCCGGTCGCTCAGCGGCTCGGCCACCGTGTCGTAGAGAGCCACCACGTCCACCTCGGCACCGCGCTCGCGCAGCGCTTCTGGCAGGAGGTCGCGCGCCTCTGCGGCGCGCGCTATCAGCACCCGGCGGCCAGCCACAGGCACGTCCTCGAGCGCCTCCACCAGCGCCTCGGCCACGGAGCGCTCGGGCACCACGTCGGCGCGGATGCCGCGCCTGTGCAGCTCGGCGGCCGTGCCGGGGCCGATCGCCGCCACCGTCGCCCCGGCCAGCGCCCGAGCGTCCGCGCCGAGCTCGGCCAGCGCGTCCATCAGGAGCGCCGCGCCGTTCGGGCTCGTCACGCACACGAGCGCGTACTCGCTCATCGCCTCCACAGCCGCGCGTACCTCGCCGGCCACCCGGCGCGGTTCGATGCGGATGGCGGGCGTCTCCACCACCTCGGCGCCGAGCGCCCCGAGCCGCGCCGCCAGGCCGCTCGCCTGCGCCCGCGCGCGTGTGACCACCACGCTGCGGCCGAACAGCGGCCGCTCCTCGAGCCAGGCGAGCTGCTCGCGCAGCTTCGCCACGGGCCCCACGAGCGTGATCGCGGGCGGCCGGATGCCCGCCTCGGCCACACGCTTGTCGATGTCCGCGAGCACGCCCGCCACCGTCCGCTGCCCGGGCAGCGTGCCACGCTCCACCACCGCCACGTGCTCGTCCTCGGGTCGGCCCGCCTCGATCAGCCGCCTGGCGATTCCCTCCAGGTTCCCCACGCCCATGTAGAGCACGAGCGTGCCCGGGAAGCTCGCGAGCGCGGGCCAGTCGAGAGCCGAGTCCTCCTTCTCCGGATCCTCGTGCCCGGTGATGAACGCCACGGCTGACGCCTCGTCGCGATGCGTCACCGGGATGCCCGCGTAGGCGGGCGCCGCCACGCCGGCGGTCACGGCGGGCACCACCTCGAACGGGATGCCGGCCTCGCGCAGCGCCTGCGCCTCCTCGCCGCCGCGCCCGAACACAAACGGGTCGCCGCCCTTCAGGCGCACCACCCGCTTGCCCTCGCCGCCCAGCTTCACGAGCAGCTCGTTGATCTCCTCCTGGCGCATCGTGTGGCCGCCGGGCTGCTTGCCCACGTACACGAGCTCCGCGTCCGGCCGCGCGCCATCCAGGGCCCCCGGCGGGATCAGCCGGTCGTGCAGGATCGCGTCCGCCTCGGCGACCAGCTCGAGCGAGCGGCGCGTCATCAGCCCGGGATCGCCCGGGCCCGCGCCCACCAGATAGACCATGCCCTTGTAAGCAGCCACGAGAAGGGATTACATACCTACTGATGCAGCAGCGCCGTCTCGACGAGCTGTAACGCCGAGCCCGAGCACCGCCTTGGGCCGGCCGCCCTACGGGGCGGCGGCCTCCGCCTGGGCGAGCACGTCGGTCGCGCCCGCGAGGATCAGACGCTCCGCGAGCTGGAGTCCCAGCTCCGCCGGCTCGTCCACGTCGCCCACCATCTCGTCGCGGATCCACACGCTCCCGTCGGGCAGCCCGACGAAAGCGTCCATCACGAGCGCGTCGCCCTCGAAGCGCGCGTACGCGGCCACCGGCGTGCGGCAGGTGGCGTCGAGCGCGGACACCACGGCGCGCTCGGCGGTGAGGCAGATGAGCGAGTCGCGGTCCGTGAGCTGGGCCGCGAGCTCGGCGATCTCCTCGTCGCCCTCACGAGCCTCGAGCGCGAGGCAGCCCTGACCGGGAGCGGGAGTGAGATCGATGGGGTTGCCCTCGCTCGCGCGGCCGAGCCGTTCGAGGCCGGCGGCGGCGAGAACGATGGCGTCGTAGTCGCCGTCGGCGAGCTTGCGCAGCCGGGTGTCCACGTTGCCGCGAAGCTCGAGCACATCGAGGTCCGGCCGCTCGGCGAGAAGCTGAGCCTGACGCCGCAGGCTCGCGGTCCCGACTCGCGCGCCTTCCTCAAGCTCGTCAAGGGAAGGGACACCACACAACGAGTCGCGCGGGTCCACGCGCTCGGGCACGCCGACGATCGCCAGTCCGTCCGGCAGCACGCCCGGCACGTCCTTCGCCGAATGAACCGCGAGATCCACGTCGCCCGCGAGCAGCTCTTCCTCGATCTCCTTGACGAAGCGCGACTTGTCCTCCCGCACCGCACCCTTGTCGCCGGAGGTCGTGATCGAGACGAGCTCTACCTCCGCGCCGAGCTCCCGCAGTGCGTCCGCCACCAGACCGCTCTGCGCGAGTGCTAGGGCGCTGCCTCGGGTGCCGATTCGAATTTGCACCCACCGCAGTTTGCCGGACGGGGCCTACCTGACTCGCCGAGAGATGTGTCGGGGCGCGAAGCTCGGGTCGCCGGAATAGTCGATTCGGAGCAGTCCGCGCCGCGAAGGAGCGCGGCCAAACCGGAAAACCAACCGGAAGCCCCCGCGTCTCACCGCGGCGTGTGCGCGGTAACGCTTCTTCTTCACCGAATACGTGCAGCGGACGGTTCCAGTGGCGGTGCGCGACAGGCGCCCGACGATCTCGAGCCGGTGTGCCCCGAGCCGGACTACCGTCACCTTCAGGTGCGGCCGGCTGGGCAGCGGGCTTGGAGGATTCGGCACCGGCACCACCGGCGGCACGGCCACGAAGCCGACGGCCACGGGTCCGCACGACACGTAGTCCGAGAGGTTGCCGAGCGCGTCGGCCGCGCGTACGCGGAAGGAGTAAACGCCTCCCGGCGCGCCTGCATAGCTGCTTGAGGTCAGGCCCGTTGAGTTCAGCCAGGGAACAAAAGGGCCACCGCTATTCGAGACGTCCACGTCGTAGCTCGCGATGTTGGAGGAGTCAGTGGCGCTCCAACCGATCACGAGGTTGGGATTCGTCCCGCCGCTCGCTGAGCAGCCGATCGCGGGGGCGGGAGGCGTCGAATCCACATGCAGCGTCTCGGCGTCTGCCGCCGAAAAAGTCTCCGCGTACGCGCCCTGTTGAGCGGTTGCGCTGATGTCATAGGAGCCATCGGCCGTCCCGCGCACCGACCATTGGTGGGTGTCGGCTTGGCCGGCTGCCAATGTGCCTCCACCCGGGC
This portion of the Thermoleophilaceae bacterium genome encodes:
- a CDS encoding ABC transporter ATP-binding protein, which gives rise to MAAIVETDRLTKRYGAARGIEEVSLEVQAGEIFGFLGPNGAGKTTAIRTLLDLLHPTSGSARIFGLDSHRHSRAIRARLGNLPGDFSTDERLTGRAFLQFCAEARGVPGLGAAAELARRFEAQLDRPVGELSSGNRQKIGLIQALFHGPELLLLDEPTTGLDPLMQEEFLAVIGEHRNAGGTVFLSSHDLDEVGRVCDRVGIIREGRLIAVEHVSELRHRAYHHVSIDFEAPVDAGDFARIPGVTSLVAEGGHVAFKIEGELDPVVKAAARHTVTDMEVTEPTLEEIFLTFYGREATS
- a CDS encoding DUF4921 family protein codes for the protein MPELRIDPLTGLKTIVAGDRASRPGGGFSAEPPPALDPQTDPFLEGHEDRTPPEVYALRNSGSGPDTPGWQVRVVPNLYPALAARSEARGGSSEEDIDPLASGRGEPGFFASQPAVGGHEVIVNSPRPVTSLSQLSADEVETAFGVWRERMAFHADSPYVHVSLNEGRDAGASLPHTHAQLYALPFVPAQIARERERFTAYALRTQGRNLLGDLLQDEVRLRERTFAIDDEAVAICPYASRVPFEVQIVPRTPRKSFHEEGALAARMVHGVLERYGRLFGAVPPLNLWVRTAPSGAEYFCWRIDVEPRLTKLAGLELGTGVNLNIMPPEKAAEQLRDA
- a CDS encoding TlpA disulfide reductase family protein → MKAFKGSPPALAAVHKQGGQLLGGGTAAFNARLAALKGHPVVVNKWAAWCGPCREEFPVFQKVSVQYGKRVAFLGVDGQDNDGDAKKFLSQYPVSYPSYSDPNLKIASEMNAVGAFPTTVIYDSSGKIVQRHLGPYTKAADLVADIKQYAQ
- a CDS encoding DEAD/DEAH box helicase family protein, whose product is MADSTSAVVNDPPVSAGDLERAEKFVLEPFLLEGEDASLALAEGTPRRRALDAALAELDEGRERPSVAWRREFSLLLGLERLLSEEEPHLADGTTLSAHQVDALSGTLIALLAEAQSSNGNGNGRHAQKYEELPSGEEEIEGDEDLDSDDEPLDWDESEEEEEERASDQLIDDPNSARRFWFEHATGAGKTVAALGFVEASRTGGVLILTHRRNLVDQFHGELFERGYKKRVTPALLGRDKDPKHIGPVTVETYQWFVRNAGNISDAYTIVICDEAHTALGEKTSSAIRDWHGPIFIGMTATGALIARHVTDLFPTQTSRFDLAQAARRGVIAPLRCVRIPPGVGVRTIAKVPLRKGEVDQDFDQEELAALLDQGPFNAAVADLYRVRFKDLPGVVYAAGVQHAYNVAKAFQDAGMKAKGVSGETPKRELTRILAAYERGEIDVLVNAQLLAEGWNSPRATVCMHLAPTASKRIYQQRVGRVTRRHPGKEAGIVVDFVHPATTHDDPVVTLHSLLDRDVYRGGAIVVGPVRRGRGRRIRVERRVLPVTADPERRASVFERELWRIAVENLSWSEQHVWAALAGARVASNNWRRAKAMIHFDNTGELRRRFLITCLQRNRNSQLRIRALQEIAAARDAEAFDEAVEIVGGWSRDERREGVKVLLQALAERSIGRRDQASAWLWRLAEYTREVHEEYAVQRWPETKRLLGLLVNSSGGAHARNARRLVHASRKQDRRLAAALLAAALAHTPEAEEVLRGARTRMARKPSALARELLRNFPKGRRRRGGRRRRGKGAQQEEAAQQQNGDATVTTQSEEDQPESGDDEAGSSDEPEAEAEEKPKPKRRSRAKKPKQPVADAPDADAVAADEPAADESEAA
- a CDS encoding STAS domain-containing protein, yielding MNFQIGEESLAGDLIIIKLEGEVDLYAAPELKDHVNGAIERGKRKLILDLSDATFIDSTTLGILVSGMKRLRPRGGMLAVLCPDPTMARIFDITGLNRMFSVHETLDDAIAALDQAVPGSAD
- a CDS encoding biotin--[acetyl-CoA-carboxylase] ligase encodes the protein MIGTPRVHHRTTDSTNERAKELALRGAPHGTLVTADEQSAGRGRQGRAWVAPAGKALLMSVVLRDLGVAQAHLPLAAAVAVCRACEESADVRCEIKWPNDVWIERRKLAGILVEGRPQEGWAVLGIGLNVSTAQEEFPEELRDLATSIAAATSSDPPPREALLDTLLLALDSSLASEPAEIVAAWRSRDALEGQKVRWQGGEGTATGIDESGALLVETASGRVALDAGEVHLSR